The genomic DNA taaaattaaaatttaaagacacctttttgtagtattttttccATGGAGTTATCGTAATTTCTTGATACTTAATGTGTTAATATTAAATCGGAGACTAATTTATGGCTCATGGTGATTATCAGATGTCCATTAAAGATCATTATCATCACctttacaatattaattatcaaaaagtaaaccaaacaaaaaatgtcGAAAAAGTCAGAGTAGTTACCATCAACGTTACCAATTCCGTATTGTTGTTTATAATCTCCCTCTGATTTAGGTTATTATACTAAAATATCAACTTGATTAGGATTTCCGGTTTAATCTAACTTAATTTGGTTCCGGTTTAATCATCAAAAACCCCTTTTGGACTTGGATCAAAGACTGAAACATTTCGagctccatcttcttcttcttcatcctcctcctctaaaaaaaaacctaatcttTTTTCTCCAATGGGTGGAAACAAGCAGAGATGGTTCTCTTTCCACCAAAGATCCTCTTCAGCCACAGCTACAACTTTACCACAGCACAAACACGACGAGACTCCACCGGAGTTTCTCTGTCCCATCACCGGGTTCCTCATGTCAGACCCCGTCGTCGTCTCCTCAGGTCAAACCTTCGAGCGTCTCTCAGTTCAAGTCTGTCGTAACTTAGGATACATACCGGATCTTTTAGACGGTACCCGACCCGATTTCTCCACCGTCATCCCCAATCTCGCCATGAAATCCACCATTTTCAGCTGGTGTGACCGGAAAAAAATCGACCACCCTCGTCCTCCTGATTCCGCTTACGTCGAAGGCGTCGTTCGTGCCCGAATCGATAAagatccgaacccgaacccgagtCACCCGAGTCCGAAGGCGTTGTCGGAGCCTGAGACTCTCCCTCCTGTTGAAGAGAATTCACCATCTGATTCTGATTACGACGCTGTGATGGAAGCGATTCGAGCTCGATCCAAAAGCTCAATGTCACCGACGACGTCTCTCGAGTCGGTTACGATCGGTCAGAGTCCGTACCACCCGGTTCGTGCCGTTAGTATgttctcttcttcaacaactacttcttcttcctctggagTCTTCGCTGGAGGAGGTGACAGTCCATTTCGTAAcgctatctctttctcttcctccgaTCACTCTTCCTCTCCGATGTCgccggaagaagaagagatcttcAACAAATTGAGAGGTCTCGACATTTTCGACCACGAGCAAGGTTTGATTCTTCTTAGGAAGATGACGAGATCTAGCGAAGATCTTAGGGTTTCGCTTTGTACAGATCGGATTCTCTCGTTTCTCCGGTCGTTACTTGTTTCGCGGTACAATCTTGTACAGACTAACGCCGCGGCGTCTTTGGTTAATCTCTCCCTtgagaaacagaacaaagtgAAGATCGTACGGTCAGGATTTGTTCCGTTGTTGATCGACGTTTTGAAATCTGGAACGACGGAGGCGCAGGAACATGTTGCTGGAGCTTTGTTTAGTTTGGCGCTTGAAGATGAGAATAAGATGGTGATTGGAGTTCTCGGTGCGGTTGAGCCGCTTCTTCACGCGCTTCGTTCTTCTGAGAGTGAGAGAGCGCGTCAAGATGCAGCTCTTGCGCTTTATCATTTGTCGTTGATTCCGAGTAACAGAACTAGGCTGGTTAGAGCTGGTGCGGTGCCGACTCTGCTTTCGATGGTTAGATCCGGCGATTCGACTAGTCGGATTTTGCTGGTTTTGTGTAACCTTGCTGCTTGTCCTGACGGAAAAGGCGCGATGTTGGATGGTAACGCGGTGG from Camelina sativa cultivar DH55 chromosome 2, Cs, whole genome shotgun sequence includes the following:
- the LOC104740193 gene encoding U-box domain-containing protein 41-like, producing the protein MGGNKQRWFSFHQRSSSATATTLPQHKHDETPPEFLCPITGFLMSDPVVVSSGQTFERLSVQVCRNLGYIPDLLDGTRPDFSTVIPNLAMKSTIFSWCDRKKIDHPRPPDSAYVEGVVRARIDKDPNPNPSHPSPKALSEPETLPPVEENSPSDSDYDAVMEAIRARSKSSMSPTTSLESVTIGQSPYHPVRAVSMFSSSTTTSSSSGVFAGGGDSPFRNAISFSSSDHSSSPMSPEEEEIFNKLRGLDIFDHEQGLILLRKMTRSSEDLRVSLCTDRILSFLRSLLVSRYNLVQTNAAASLVNLSLEKQNKVKIVRSGFVPLLIDVLKSGTTEAQEHVAGALFSLALEDENKMVIGVLGAVEPLLHALRSSESERARQDAALALYHLSLIPSNRTRLVRAGAVPTLLSMVRSGDSTSRILLVLCNLAACPDGKGAMLDGNAVGILVGRLREVGGGDSEAARENCVAVLLTLCQGNLRFRGLASEAGAEEVLMEVEENGNGRVKEKAAKILQAMRGGGGGRESEFGENAEAREWNRMLEATGLSRNQFQGGQNGGFACSSQF